The sequence TAAAAGCAGCTGTCTCTCATTTGAAGTTAAAGTGATGTGACTGATCTGATGCTTTATAGGTGCCAAAAAGGAGACCTTCTTCACCTGCTTCTCCTGTGCAAgctcttctgtctgtctgctgagatgtttctgcctgtttctctggcagagaagtgtttgcttttttggcTGGGTAAGTaggagatttgttttgttgatttgctttgttttgtcgcTGAATACTTGGTGCAGCTGGCCTCAGATGCTGTTTGTTCACAAAGGACACACTACTGTGTGATTGGTGGGCGTAGAAGCAGTAATTGCTGACAGAAGCACGCTTGTGACCTTGGCTGTAAATTCATGAACAGGCATTACagtgtttctgtctctgcaagccaaagtactctcatgctgaagaacttcttcctcagatccactctgagcagccctgctctccctcagcttcaaaccattccccttgccctgtctttagacacccttatggaaaaagtccctctgcagccttcctgctgcaggttcccttcaggtgctgggaggtagctttaaagtctccctggagtcttgtccccttcaggctgagcagccccagctccctcagcctatcctcttagaagtgctccagcccttggctcatcctcgtggtcctgctctgaactggttccagcagtttttcgttcttcagctggactgtggccatgtggaatgttttgggttgtgcttttgcctttgcatgCTGAAAGACTTCCTGTGTTACCTTAGTAGTACGTTTCATGTGCAAGGTTCCTGTCTGtgatctcttgctgctggggaagtcatGAGCTACCTGTGGGGGTGTGAAATGCAATAAGCTTCCATCGCGTTGCCTGCACGGATGTGAGGGGACAAAGTACTGCTGAGAAGCTTTTTTGTaccattctcttcccccttcccctcttgcctttaagggaacacacacagggagaAGCTCACTGAGCGCCCTCTGACATGCTGTAggaattctttgctttgcagtgttttacacTGTGGCTCTTCAAACCTGTAACCCATCTGCTTTCCATTGCCAGCGAGCTGACCATCCGTACTACCgtcgccttgaatgcctccaaccagcagtgtttgctgccagacagacacctggagaagacagaggacatGGTTAAGTTCATGAAGGATatcttggatggtgctgctgaagtaagtctttgttgtggcttgagatatattggttggtgtttggtttttccccccttagctgCGGTGGCTCCGATTGTTACGCCGTGTGATTTATCTTCCTGTCCTGGCTGTCTTcccgtgctgggtgctggcagtgaatACGTGGTGAGGAGTGCTTGGGGTGTGCCATCCTTTGCTGTTCTCACTGTGGGAACTCCAAGAGCCATGGAATGGGTGCGTTATGAGTGATGCACAATTAATAGCCAATATTAATGTTGGTATCCAGGCAAAGGTTGTTAATAACTGCAACCAACCTGTTTCTTATCATTcagtctctgcagaaagcttattgacaaggttcaaagcacacagctggggtatttgtacacttagaatcatggaatcagccaggttggaagagacctccaagctcatccagcccaacctagccccagccctctccagtcagctaggccatggcactaagtgcctcatccaggcttttcttgagcagctgcagggacggcgactccctaggcagcctctgtggtctgagagcagagcagcaacttgctgttagtttgctgtgatggtctcaaacaactgtgggagagtttggcatgagcctgttggaatgcttagccttactggaggagctgggagcgtcTGGGCAGCATGAAATGCAAGAGCAATTGCTTTTCACTTCCTTCTTAAGGGACTTAAGGGTTGGGAGGTCTGAAGAATGAACTGTTGGGATCATAACTGCAAAGTGTCAGCAGTTTTGACATGGTTCCATTTGAcattgcaggcacaggctggtgatGGACTTCTGCAACGAAGCAAGAGAGTCATCTATGAGGCCAAGGCTGCTGTAATGGTAGAGTTCATTGCTTATTCAGTGAGGTGATGCTCTTGTCAGTCAAGGACTTAGTTGCAGAGGCTTTAGAAATGCTTTGATGTAAGCTTGTTGCTATGCTGTGCCTAGTGTATCTATTGTCACTATTTAGAACTAGGCTTAAACCAAATGAACTTCTGGATTAAAACAGCCAATCATGTCTGCCACAGTTCTAACTGTTCCACCTGCATGAATGTCACgtttttcactctgctgttagTCTGATGTATTTTAAGGGACAGAATCATGaaaatccaacctcttttccttgagctttttgc comes from Pogoniulus pusillus isolate bPogPus1 unplaced genomic scaffold, bPogPus1.pri scaffold_234_arrow_ctg1, whole genome shotgun sequence and encodes:
- the LOC135174037 gene encoding uncharacterized protein LOC135174037 isoform X1; this encodes MREEQMLRNIPHETQVAKEAGSGAKKETFFTCFSCASSSVCLLRCFCLFLWQRSVCFFGWRADHPYYRRLECLQPAVFAARQTPGEDRGHAAVAPIVTPCDLSSCPGCLPVLGAGSEYVVRSAWGVPSFAVLTVGTPRAMEWAQAGDGLLQRSKRVIYEAKAAVMVEFIAYSVR
- the LOC135174037 gene encoding protein disulfide-isomerase TMX3-like isoform X2 — encoded protein: MSYLWGELTIRTTVALNASNQQCLLPDRHLEKTEDMVKFMKDILDGAAEAQAGDGLLQRSKRVIYEAKAAVMVEFIAYSVR